From Cucumis melo cultivar AY chromosome 3, USDA_Cmelo_AY_1.0, whole genome shotgun sequence:
TTTAAAccataagaatctacaacgtcATACTCAAATTATAAAGTTGATGAACCAAACTTATAATTTAACCCCTAGTCCTATATATAGTTTGATTCCTTTCAAGTTTAAAATATTCTTCACTCTCTTCCATTTATTTAGGGTtgttttttccctttttttttcttcttcttctttgaccCCTTTTTTCCAGTTAAATATATTTCTGACTGATCTATATTTGAtagatatatataaaacaaagaCCCCACGGCACGATGCCTTCAGCTGtgacaaaattaaaagtttctTCCAttctgatatatatatatatatcataatttCATTGGTCTCTATtattgtttcctttttcttttcctttttaaatatTCTCCTCCATGCATAGCCACAGCAGCCATTTTCAAAATAAGAAGCAAAAGGCAGATATTCTTTATCCATCCACAAAACCATACATTACATACAGTAATGATATTAAAAATACAGATTACGTAGATCACTTCCCTTTTACTGTATACTTAGTTTAATACATTGAAAATACGTAAAATGAAATAATGAGTGAAACAATAACCCCATATGGAAATTtcaatatatatgtgtgtgtgtaaaaagaaaagaaaaatagaaattagGTAGAAGTAGAATTCAAAGATGCGAATTGTGTGGGATATAGAGATAATCCATTGGTCTTAAGAAAGGACATATCAGAAGCCGTAATGTGTGTAACGCCTTTCAAAAAGGGATTTTAGATTGGACCATTTTATTTTGCATGTCCTAAGGATATATTATATAgatcataaaaaaaaactattatttattctttttttcctaaaaaataataataataatcataatgatGAAGTGtttatttttagaatattaTTGGGTTTTTGGCTTGAGAGGGGACAGACACGTTTGTTTGGGGCAGTGGGTATTGGTTTTTAGGGTAGTCAAGTGGGTCATTTTTAGGGAACAAAAGTGGTCTTTTGTAGGGCATGTGGGAAGGCTTTAGGGTAtgggaattttttttctttttttcgggGACAAATTTAAGCCATCTTCTTTGTCTTCTTTTACcctttattaattttttttttttgtcaaatcaTCGTGGTAATTACATCTTTAAACTTTCAACAACAAGAATTGAGCcttcaaatttattattattgtataaATTTGACCATCAAATTATGATAAAAAAATTGAACCAACAAACTTGTTCTactaatttatattaaaacttgAATTTTAACATGTGTGAATGCTCAATGTTTACCGTTATTGAAAGTTTGAGAATATAAAATTGCaactataaatattattattgttatatatatatatatatatatatatatatatatatatatatatatatatattaaaaacaataatttgatAATGTGAAATTAAAACAGACCCACATAAAGGAATGtctcataaaaaaataaaaaaaaataaataaaaaaaaaaagaaaaaaactcacATATGTCAATTATTTTGTTGTTTGAAAATTGCCCCACATTATTACTATttaataaaaaccctaatgttTTGTCTTCTTTTGGTCTTTCACACACTACTACTACTCTCACTATCCCACACACCCAATATTTCTTTGACACAAAAGTCAATCAACTAAACTTTGATAACAACTGCTCATGCCAGCAGATGAAGCAGCACTTTTGCCTTCCACTAGCCTACCACTATAATTACTTTCTTCTACTGGACTATCTGGACTATGTTATTAAATGATATATTATCTTATTTTACTAATTATTTCCACTTTTTCAAAGTTTTTATTctaatattagaatttttttttttttttaaaaaaagagaatatagaaaaagaatataaaaggatatgttttatttaattaatagtGTTCAATTAGTTTTATGCAAAACACGTGGATATAAGATAGAGCTGAAAAAGTTAGCAAAACCAAAGCCAACCCTTTTTATCTTTGTATGTTTGCCTTCAAGTGAAAATGAGGTTTTATTAtttatgtgtgtgtgtgaagGGGAAATTTAAAAAGGTTCCACTATGAAACTTAGTGGGGTtgacttttattattattaatttcatattatttttggTACCTAGTGTTTGACCaaattcaaacttaaattttgagaaaaatattAGTTTGTGTGCTTTGACCTTTGTCTTGTGTGCATATATTATCTTAGTGTTGTTATGTTCATAAAATGGATTACCACATTTATACTCAACTCAACCAATGAGAACTTCCTATAGAGGCATTTGAGGAAAGATGGtgctttctctctctctctttttctagGGTCAAACTTCAAAATAACCTTTGTGAAACTTTGAATTTTTGGTTGGAACCATCATCAACACCATGTTGATAATGATCATGATGATGATGAGATGCCAACAAAGGACAATGACGACGACAACAATCCACTACTATAACGCATGATCGTGATTTAATCTAGTCGTCAAACAttcaaaaaaaatcataaactaAGGAAGCAACAACTCACATCCGTCGTCAGACATAtcgtaagaaaaaaaaaagaaaactttgaaCGTTGTCGGTCTAAGTTTTACTATGACTTCAAATACGTAACCTCTTCATGATTAGGAAAAGATTGGTCTAACAACGATATCTATTGAAGTTTCGGTTCAAAACGACGAGAGATGTGATATATTGTTTGAAGTAAGGACCGGAAATAAATATTGGTCTTTGGCAAAAAGCAATACGGAAGCATGCTTCCTTCCCATTGTAATATTCATGCCAATCCACTACAAGTTAGGGTTTTCAACATTCTTTCATCTTACTCATATTTCTTCCCTTTTTACCCAAAAATGTCTTATTCACTACACATATTCTTCTTGACCCTATCATTTTCTCCTTTTACTATACAGAAAAGTtaaatgatttgaatttcaattttatataaaacttttgaaatattaaTCTATCTTTATGAATGGAGaagaatataaaaaatgttCACTACAATTTTAATGGATAGCTATTGTAATTGTATCTATCGATATGCATATCCTTtattaattatatgtatattatACAAACATTGATTCGAATATAGATCGATGGATAAAACATCCATTATCTTTTTAAAAGTTACGAGTTCAATTCTCTACCTTATATTTATTTGTTGagtagaaaaaatatatataaaagttctAATTGTTTAAGCCTTCTTCCTTCTATTTcttaaattatgtttttaaattttgtatactaaaaacaaaaacctaactaattttgttttctatttttttaaaaaaataaaatgtattgtttttaaaaaatttccttcatagttaaaaaaaatattgtttgaaaaataaaaaattaatcaattataAAACAcacctatttttaaaaattagttcCCAAAAGCAAAAATACCAAACATATGTatacaaattgaagataaataaaaagaaagtttgtTTCTTGGTGAGGTGCAATATTGGATTTGGGCCTGTAGGTTTATGTCATTTTCATGGGTGAAATTGGAAAAATTGGGCCCAAAAGCAATAAATAAGGTTGCTTGCTCTTGTGGATcatttggaattttttttagaaaagtttattgaatataattaaattaaatcaaatcaaattattCTTTCCTTGAAAAGTCTACACATTATGTATTGGGTTAGGCCAGTTTGATATTTTTATATCTTttgtacttttattttaaaatttagaataaaaaaaattcctaTAATTGTCATTATGCAGTTGAtgcaaaattacaaatttattcttaaaaggaaaaatatatatatataccgaATTCCAAAAAgtttgtcttcttctttttgggAAAGCAAAATAgtgatttttaaatataaataaaaatgaaaaaaaaaaagagttttttcttagaatttaattaaaaattaatattcGGAATTTTGAGGAAATTCTGAAGTTAATTCAAGGGATTCCAAAAAAGGCCCATAAAATGTCCCATTTTAGTTTTCATTTGGGTTTTGAGCCCAGCTCACAATTTGTGAAACTATTCATTTTGAATCGGCCCAGTTCATTTCAAAGCCCACCATGATTGGAGTTTTCTTActcttttgaaaattaaatctattttttCTCCATTTTTATCTTAGGTTTAATTATCTTTTATGGTGGAAGAGTTAAATTcttaactaaattaaaactgCTTTCTTTTTTGTCTACAAAACTTAACCAATTGGATTTTAAATCGTATACAAATTTGAGTTGAACAAGTGTTtgtaaacttaatttttaaaaacttaaaataaaaaactaaatacgGTTATTATAcgatattttagtttttagtttgcttataaaccctaatttcatccacgaaagttcttttttttttttcaacttatTATCTTCTTTTGTAACAATGTTTTAGAAATCAATGTTAACGGTTGAAAACTTAAAGATATTAGATTTTAcggttttatttttgtttttcaacaCAAAATTAATCTTATTTACAAATAAACTCACATACAATTTTCGTCATTAAAAAACACAAACATATTTGGTGAACGGGAAAAAGAAAATGTCACTGTACAAATTCAaaaatttttacaaaaaaaaaaacaataaacaagaAACATAAACCATTACCAATACTTTTATCTTttgaaattggaaaaaaaaatcaaaaaatagAAAACGTGAAACGAGAATGTACTTAGAAACCAACGTAGATGAAACTAGAAAACATGTCATCAAAATTGTAGGCAACAACAACTCATAACTTGGAATCCACATCAATTTTTACTAAATTCAGTAGTTTAATGAGGACTTTTTAAGCTAAAGTTTTTCTTCTTAGGGAAACCTTAAATGATGATCAACCATTTGATCTCAACAAAATATGTGATTACAAAGTTTTGtgtgtttatttaattttgagaaaaCTTATGTATATACATGTGTCTATGTGTAAATTAGTAAGAGGGAGTTGAGTGTTGTTGTTCTATGCTTTGGACTCAAGGAAAGCATCTCCAATCTTTTCGGTTCTAATTTTAAAATGGATCCATTACAACTTAAGTTCCGTAATTAATCGacataaatttgaatttttttttttttttacttgtaGAAAGTTCGATCCGCTACTTCATAGTTGTTGTACTAACAAAATGTAAATTTAAGGTTCAATAACAACAAACCTATTAAAATATTGAttgaaataattcaaaaaaacgtggaaacaactaaaaaaaaatgaaaatttgaaatttaaaatggGTAATATTTGGCATGATTTATATGTTATTGAAGATTGAATAGTGTGAGGGCCACACTGTTGTCCACATAAGACTTTTATAAGAAACTTGTGGCAAACACAAGCTCTGAAATCCTATGAATCAATCCTTTATCACATATCATTCCCATCCACTGCAATCTGTCTTATCTTTATAACAACAcatcaaatattaatattcaaAACGAGAGTAGTCCATcgataatattattataattaaaatgatCTTCCATCGTTAAGTAGAAGGTTCAAATCATCTCATCTGTTTATTGTACTAAAGAACATGAAATATCAATAAAAATGCAtactaattaaaaagaaaaaaaaattgatatttattATTAGATATTGATGGGTGTGTGTTTAACCTTTCGCCACCGAGACATGTTTATATGAAGATGATATTTTATATGCATcccaacaaaaaaaattgaaaggagAAGATGGTTCCAAAAATTGACATTAATTTCATCCACTAAATTTTggttcaaaattttattttaaatgataaatctcttaaaaatatttataaatatgataaaatatcgtaataatatttagtttattatgtaatatttaaaaaatatttaaataattttcttataattttacattttatttaaataaaaaaatcatcaaaaacattaaaattgacaaaatatttagatttttataaaaaatcaaatgaaaaaaaaaaccctaaatcaAATATACACACAAATTcccattttaatttttatgaacATTATTGTAAAAGAAATCAGGTATAGTTGCATGTCACCTTTCATCctattttaaatatttccctCATAATTAAGTATTAAGTAACATAGATTTTACCCacaacgttttttttttttaataaataaaaatctaaagaaaaagaagaaataaaaaagaaattgttacaaacaaaaaaaaaatccctttttttttcaaaagaaagaaaattcctTTTTAATTATATAGACTATTTTTTGACGGAAAAGTAGGtacatttttagtttttacaaatataaatgGATATTGATGAACTCAAATCATACATAGATTATTACAcaatattaaacaaataatacACGAAGTCTTTGTAAAGTAATTTGATAAACCAAATGAAAATATAAACTGTTTGTTTAAAAGTTTttgataatatatttataaatgatGGAAGTGAAGTAGTTGtagttttttatttgtatattaaGGTGTGAAACATATGATGAATATTataaatttggttttttttttttttttaaagaaaatagcCCTAAGAGTGGAGGGGATGAGGAGGACAGGAGAGGGCGATACTCAGGAAGAAGATAGAGGCTGGAAATGAGTGTGGATAAAGGCTTGTGTTCAACCCACCAATCACAACCAAGAGAAATCACAAATCTTCAAATTTCATAATCCCAATTCTAaaattctcttctttttttgatTTGATCCCCAATTCCCAATTCCCTAAACACCTCTTTTTTTTGCTTTCCTACCCtcaatttctttcctttttgcACAATCGTCCTTCCATTTACTTCCTCCCATTTGACCAAGCTCCACCATTTTTGGTTGTGAATTGAACCAGCACAACCTTCGTTTCCAATTCCCCCAACTCTCTCTGCTTCTCCTTTCTGGGTTTAGGGCTGCCCTTCAAATGGCTGTTTCGACCAGTTTTTCCGGTGCTAAATTGGAAGCCCTTTTGTTGAAATCGGCTGCAACTTCTTCCTCCACCAGGAATTTGTCTTCTTCTCATCTTCCCGGTGTCTGCAAATCCATTCGAACCAGGAGAATTCTATTTCAGAGAAGTGGGGTTTCGTCTTTCACCCCATTGAAGTGCGAGGTTGCTTCTTCTGATGTTTTGGTTCAGAATGATGAGATTGATCGAGCTCAATCTTCAAATCTCTCTGCCCTTGAACAGCTCAAGACCTCTGCTGTTGACAGTATGTTTTCCCTTTTATATTTTGCCATTACTTGAATTTGCAATACTATCTCAACCATTACTTCTAGTTTGAAATTCCCAATTCCTTAATGTTTGACTTCCATAATTAGCTCTTGGGTATGTGATTGAATTTCTATATGTCAAAATGCTACATGGTGGGGAAGAGTTGTAAAAGATGTCTAAATTGGTGAGTTCTCTGAAGTTTTTGGGTTTGTTCTGTATGGAAATTAGGATATACAAAGGAAAGAAGCAGCATTGTTGTGATTGGGCTTAGTATTCATACAACACCTGTTGAAATGAGAGAAAAACTGGCCATTCCTGAGGCAGAGTGGCCTCGAGCCATTGGAGAGCTCTGTGGCTTAAACCACATTGAAGAAGCAGCCGTTCTTAGCACCTGCAACAGAATGGAGATTTATGTTGTTGCTTTGTCTCAGCATCGTGGAGTGAAGGAAGTGACTGAATGGATGTCCAAGGTTTGATTGATATTAAGATTCATAATCTTTGAAAACTACCTTTTTTCCACGTTAGATTTTTCCTGTATGGTTTTGTTTTCTCTTCTATCTGATTTTATACTTTCCAAGCATTTCCATGTCTGGTATTTTCCAAGTGATATTGAATGCCACAACCTGCCCCAGGGTAGCCTGAACCTAGGATGGGATGTGACGCTAATAGACTCCTGAGTGTGCAATGGAAATTACTCTAAAAGAATTTCTTATCTATAAACTTTACTTTGAATATCTGGACGAGCTTCCTTTATGTCAAAATCTCAAGGCTAGATTAGATGGGCTTTTTGTATGAGATTACCTAACAACCACAACTATTAAAAGATTAGAGGACTGCATCCCCTGATTCAGACCACCACCATTGAAGAATATGTTTTCAACTTTGATGTCATGTGAAGAATGGAAATCATATGAATAGTGGTTTGTTGTTGTTTTCAGACAAGTGGAATCCCGGTCTCAGAGATTTGCCAGCACCGGTTTTTGCTGTATAACAATGATGCCACACAACATATTTTCGAAGTTTCAGCTGGCCTTGACTCTCTTGTTCTAGGAGAAGGCCAAATCCTTGCTCAGGTTAAACAAGTTGTCAAGGTTGGACAGGGTGTTGCAGGATTTGGACGGAACATTAGTGGGCTTTTCAAGCATGCCATCGCGGTGGGTAAACGGGTAAGGACAGAGACTAATATTGCTGCTGGAGCTGTTTCTGTGAGTTCCGCTGCTGTAGAATTGGCCTTGATGAAGCTTCCTGAACCTTCACATGCCACAGCCAGAATGTTGGTGATTGGAGCTGGTAAGATGGGAAAGCTTGTAATCAAACATTTGGTTGCTAAAGGCTGCACAAAGATGGTTGTTGTGAATCGATCTGAAGAGAGAGTCACAGCCATCCGTGAGGAGATCAAGGACGTCGAGATAATCTACAAGCCCCTCACGGAAATGCTTAGCTGTACAGCTGAAGCAGACGTGATATTTACCAGCACTGCTTCTGAAAGTCTTTTGTTTACAAAGGAGCAGGTTAAGGATCTTCCCCCTGTTGGTCATGATGTCGGGGGCTTGAGGCTTTTCATCGACATCTCTGTTCCTCGAAATGTTGGAGCATGTATCAACAATCTTGAAGATGTACGAGTGTACAATGTTGACGACCTTAAGGAGGTAGTTGCTGCAAACAAGGAAGATAGGCTCCGAAAAGCGATGGAAGCACAATCAATTATCACCGAAGAATCCAAGCAATTTGAAGCTTGGAGGGATTCATTGGAGACTGTTCCAACAATCAAGAAACTAAGGGCTTATGCCGAAAGAATCAGAACTGCCGAGTTAGAAAAATGTCTATCAAAGATGGGTGATGATGTCCCCAAGAAGACTCGACGAGCTGTGGATGATCTTAGTCGTGGTATAGTTAACAAGCTGCTTCATGGTCCCATGCAGCATTTGAGATGCGACGGGAGTGACAGCCGAACTTTAAGCGAAACCTTGGAGAACATGCACGCTCTAAATAGAATGTTCAGCTTGGAAACAGAAATCTCAGTGTTGGAACAGAAAATCAGAGCTAAAGTGGAACAAAACCAGAAGTAAGCAGTAGTAATATTATATGAAACTCTCATTCACCTCCCTTTGCTTTTACTTCCACAGTTCGAAATAAGGGGAAAACTCCTCACCTCAGTTCATCGTGATCTCGAATCCCGTAATTAATCTTCATTAATCCCTATGTGGGAACTTTCCTTTTGATGATTTGTGTATTGACAATGGTGAAACCTGGTCTGTCATACCTCTGTGTTGGCTTGTTCCTTGTGCACTTGTGAGGTAATCTTGTACCAAGTTTGTAATCTGTATCtgaaatttggttaatttttgtAATTAAGATACTGATTTTCAATATATAGAGATAATCCTTATTCTTCTGTCATCTCTTGCTGCTTCTTTTGCTTATTTGCGATCAAATCAAAATTAGGCAAACATGCGATGCTTCAGATATATCTGCACTAAGTTGTAAGctgttattttgttttttttcgttttttgtttttaatatttatgatcaaatctcaaaaactaaatcaaacTAATCCAGTTTTTACTATTCATATGCTTGGAAAGAGAACAAACTTCATTGATGATCATGAAAAATGAGCATAGACTCGAATTACGAATCAACGTAGAAATACAACAAcagcaataataataacaataaaaaagtTAAGCAGCATAACGAAGAATCAAATCCATAAAAAAAATCACAGGTTGAGTAAGAATCTCTAAAATTATAACATTCCTTCCACTAGAAGAAACCAGCCACAAAGTCTTCTTTGCACCATGAAACGAGTGGCCAACAAAAACGGAAGCAAGAAAATCTCTAAATGTTGTTAGACAAGATCAATGGCCAACCAAAAGATTCAAGGACCTATTCAATATCTAGAAACAAAGACAAAATGTGCGAAAAGGGTGTAGAAGCAAGGCATTCTCTTTTGAAGTTAAGTCTCGAGAGACTAAGCTCTCAAACAAAGATTGTTGTCTTCTTTGACAAACATCTTTCTAAACTACTGAATAAAAATTGTTCGACGTAGGATCATATACAACAACTAAATTATGTCAAAGGGCATCTCTCTCAAGTAAAATTTTTCAAACTCATTTTTGCTAAAAGAGTGCAAAGTTGTGGTGTACGTTATGTGTACAACCATCTCCTCTTGACCGTTCTcaaaagaaattacaaataaattagTCCAAGGATTTAACAATGTGTAACATACTTGAAAGAATATTCTTAGATAAGGGTACccctttttctaaaataaaactGGCTATGGTTTTGGGATTGCTATATTTTCAGTGGCGGTATATACTTTATagtattaattcttttttcctccaagcaaaagaaaaaaaaaatcacatggTCAGATCTACAAGAGTATAATTTCAGTAAGTTCAAAATCAAAAGAGTTTCAAGTTCCAATTCTCATGTGaatatttctttatatatacaaaaaatattctcttatttttcaatttcaagcattttatttttttttcttggttcAACAATATACAAAGATAACATTTttagttgaaaattttgaaattttcttgAGTCAAACGTGTGTATAGTATAAAgttttctttagaaaaatattttctaaGTACATAATATTTCCTTTCAATATAAAGATTACGTAGTAACATTAGTGATAACAACACAAATGTAATAAAATTTTAtgtattaatttttataataaataacGAAAAAGAATTCGAACCAATTCAacttttatattaattattgttgGAAGAAAAGTCTCAAATTACAAATTGCGatgtaattataattaatttaatagaAAATTAACATAATTATTGAACTTGaaacaaattataaatttagtgtCTCCAAGTCATAAATGAAGATGGGCTAATCATAGAAATGATTGAATTataagtatttttaaaatttaagaggcatatatatatatatagttatgaAAATGGTGTTTAAGTGTATTGAGAATACACAATGCATTTATTGTCCCACGTGTAGCAAGAATAATTTTGTTTCCATCATTATTGAAATctattaaccttttttttttctatctaataatgaaaatatttaaatataattctgAATAATATGCATAGACTTAATTGTAACATTTTCATGTTAAACAGCcgacatatttttaaaatgttcttAAAGAATTAGAGTTTTATTATGCTCGAATAAAATGAAACTTCAAaataaattactaaaaaaaatttcttttctaaaaaaattaagttttacACCTTTTTAATGATTTAAAATAAGTTAATAGATGTCAATAAGAGTTTAATTCAATTGGCATCCGAGTATATCAATAACGATAGAATTTATAGTTCGAAATCCCCTTTCCTATTTAGTAAGAAATCAAGATTGATGGaaactaaataattaatatttttaaccTTTCTTGTTTGATTTTTAGATTTCATGTGGAAGGTCTCACATAATGAAAATATGACTTTGAAcaacaa
This genomic window contains:
- the LOC103488151 gene encoding glutamyl-tRNA reductase 1, chloroplastic; amino-acid sequence: MAVSTSFSGAKLEALLLKSAATSSSTRNLSSSHLPGVCKSIRTRRILFQRSGVSSFTPLKCEVASSDVLVQNDEIDRAQSSNLSALEQLKTSAVDRYTKERSSIVVIGLSIHTTPVEMREKLAIPEAEWPRAIGELCGLNHIEEAAVLSTCNRMEIYVVALSQHRGVKEVTEWMSKTSGIPVSEICQHRFLLYNNDATQHIFEVSAGLDSLVLGEGQILAQVKQVVKVGQGVAGFGRNISGLFKHAIAVGKRVRTETNIAAGAVSVSSAAVELALMKLPEPSHATARMLVIGAGKMGKLVIKHLVAKGCTKMVVVNRSEERVTAIREEIKDVEIIYKPLTEMLSCTAEADVIFTSTASESLLFTKEQVKDLPPVGHDVGGLRLFIDISVPRNVGACINNLEDVRVYNVDDLKEVVAANKEDRLRKAMEAQSIITEESKQFEAWRDSLETVPTIKKLRAYAERIRTAELEKCLSKMGDDVPKKTRRAVDDLSRGIVNKLLHGPMQHLRCDGSDSRTLSETLENMHALNRMFSLETEISVLEQKIRAKVEQNQK